The following are encoded in a window of Kitasatospora fiedleri genomic DNA:
- a CDS encoding transglycosylase family protein: MLFTGSGRHRRQGPAEKAAERAIAAAGVAGVGIALPLLAVTGAHAAPSAVWDRVADCESGGNWSSDVGNGIYGGLGITAQRWNDYGGTQYSALPNGATRSQQIAVAERILATEGPSPWSACADDAGLNTASAPGVVDDNDSADETGSLRGARGVAAVNAAPDGSTVPDGRSTPVFSGLPGYDPVSHVYWYEKNGAWFWTSHQSLYERYMQLTHPQPHPSAPTTTTPDPTVPTPNAPDASATPTVPPVSPTDPAAPGDPTDPTASPSPSTPTDGSTGTDGGNGGGLLPTLPVTPSPGPSTGTSGTPDASPNGGTTTAPSAGSGTTAPTDASTAPAAPTTSTVPTPAASPAPSAQPYTVGPGDTLASIARSNAVGGGWSELYQSNQQLIGENPNLIRPGQVLNLG; encoded by the coding sequence ATGCTCTTCACGGGTTCGGGACGCCACCGCCGGCAGGGTCCGGCGGAGAAGGCGGCCGAGCGGGCGATCGCGGCAGCCGGCGTGGCCGGTGTCGGCATCGCCCTGCCGCTGCTCGCCGTCACCGGCGCACACGCCGCCCCCAGCGCGGTCTGGGACCGGGTCGCCGACTGCGAGAGCGGAGGGAACTGGAGTTCCGACGTGGGCAACGGCATCTACGGCGGCCTGGGGATCACCGCCCAGCGCTGGAACGACTACGGCGGCACCCAGTACTCGGCGCTGCCGAACGGGGCCACCCGCAGCCAGCAGATCGCCGTCGCCGAACGCATCCTGGCCACCGAGGGCCCCTCGCCCTGGTCGGCGTGCGCGGACGACGCGGGCCTGAACACCGCCAGCGCGCCGGGCGTGGTCGACGACAACGACTCGGCGGACGAGACGGGTTCGCTGCGCGGCGCGCGCGGCGTCGCGGCGGTCAACGCCGCCCCGGACGGCAGCACCGTCCCGGACGGGAGGAGCACGCCGGTGTTCTCCGGCCTGCCCGGCTACGACCCGGTCTCGCACGTGTACTGGTACGAGAAGAACGGCGCCTGGTTCTGGACCAGCCACCAGAGCCTGTACGAGCGCTACATGCAGCTGACGCACCCCCAGCCGCACCCGAGCGCGCCGACCACGACCACCCCGGACCCGACCGTCCCCACCCCGAACGCCCCGGACGCCTCGGCCACCCCGACCGTCCCGCCGGTCTCCCCCACCGACCCGGCCGCTCCCGGCGACCCCACCGACCCGACCGCCTCGCCCAGCCCGAGCACGCCCACCGACGGCAGCACCGGCACCGACGGCGGGAACGGGGGCGGCCTGCTGCCCACCCTCCCGGTCACCCCGTCCCCCGGCCCGTCCACCGGCACCAGCGGCACCCCGGACGCGTCGCCCAACGGCGGCACCACCACCGCCCCGAGCGCGGGCAGCGGCACGACCGCGCCCACGGACGCGTCCACCGCCCCGGCGGCCCCGACCACCTCGACGGTCCCGACCCCGGCAGCGTCCCCGGCCCCGTCCGCGCAGCCGTACACCGTCGGCCCCGGCGACACGCTGGCCTCGATCGCCCGCAGCAACGCCGTGGGCGGCGGCTGGTCCGAGCTCTACCAGTCGAACCAGCAGCTGATCGGCGAGAACCCGAACCTGATCCGGCCCGGCCAGGTGCTGAACCTGGGCTGA